The following nucleotide sequence is from Rhodothermales bacterium.
CTTCGTTCTGACTTTCGGACATCTGGAGTCGGTCGAGAAGAAGCGCGTCATTGTGATCTTCCTGCTCTTCCTCGGTGCTGCGGTGTTCTGGTCCGGCTTTGAACAGGCCGCCAGTTCGATGAACCTCTTTGCAGACAGACTGACGGACCGCGTGTTCTTCGATTGGGAGATGCCTGCGAGCTGGCTTCAGTCGGTGAACCCGCTGTTCATCATTGCGCTGGCACCGGTGTTCGGTTGGCTGTGGGTCTGGCTCAATAACAAGGAGAAGGAGCCGTCCCTTCCAGCGAAGTTCGGTCTCGGCCTGCTGATGCTCGGAGTCGGATTCCTCGTTATTGCGTGGGGTGCCACGTACACGATGGACGGACACACCGTCAGCCCCATGTGGCTCGTGTCGACGTACTTCCTCCACACCTGTGGTGAACTCGCGTTGAGCCCGGTCGGACTGAGCAGCATCACGAAGCTGTCACCGAAAAAGTATGTGGGTCAGATGATGGGCACCTGGTTCATGGGTGCTGCGCTGGGTAACCTGATCGCGGGACTCGTAGCGGGGCAGTTCGAAACGCTGCCGTTGCCGACGCTCTTCGTGACGGTCGCGGCCCTCGTCGGCGTCTTTGGTCTGATCTTCCTGGTCCTCGCGAAGCCGATCCAGAAGATGATGGGCGGAGTACACTAGACCCTGCAGCGGGGCTGTCGGATGGTCGACGAGATCGAGGTTCGAATTCGACGGCTCCCGCATGCGGCGGAACTGGACCTTCCGGCGTACGCTACGAGTCACAGCGCCGGAATGGACCTGCGGGCCGCAATTACTGCAGCCGTAGCGCTGCCGCCCGGTGCGCGCGCTCTCGTCCCGTCCGGGATTCAGATCGCGTTGCCCGATGGCTGTGAGGCGCAGGTGAGGCCCCGCAGTGGTCTCGCGGTGCGCCACGGAGTCACAGTCCTGAACTCTCCGGGCACTATCGATGCGGACTACCGCGGCGAAATCAAGGTCATCCTGATCAACCACGGCTCCGAAACATTCACTGTCAATCGCGGAGAGCGGATAGCCCAGCTCGTGGTTGCGCGCCACGCCCGTGTTCAGTGGAATGAAGAGACGGACCTCGACGAAACGGTCCGCGGGGAAGGTGGCTTCGGCCACACCGGCACGTGAATCTGGACGAAGCATGCAGACTCGCTTGAAGGTCATTTTCGCGGCAATCTGCTGCGTAGTCATCGTGCCATCTGCGGGCGCGCAGTCGGGGCGCACACCTGCGCCGGCGCGGCACGGGATGGTCGTCACCAATCACTACCTCGCGTCGGAGATCGGTCGCGACATGCTTGCTCGTGGAGGTAACGCGATAGATGCCGCAGTCGCCACGGCGTTCGCGCTTGCCGTCGTTCTCCCGTCGGCCGGAAACATCGGCGGCGGTGGGTTCATCGTCTATCACGGCGCCGACGGGTTCGTCACCAGCTTCAACTTCCGTGAGAAGGCCCCGATGGCCGCCACGGCTCGCATGTACCTCGACGAGAACGGGGAAGTCAAGAACAACTCAAATCACGATGGCATTCTCGCCGTCGGTGTGCCAGGCACGGTCGCCGGACTTGCTCTTGCTCACGAACGACTGGGCACGATGAAATGGGCCGACCTCGTCAAGCCCGCCGTGCGTCTCGCCGACAAAGGGTTTACTGTTTCGTGGAACATGGAGAGATTCCTGAAACAGGTCGTACAGCGAGCGGATGATTATCAATACGCCTCGACGGCCCGCGTCTTCTCCAAAGACGGTCGGCCGTATGTGCCCGGCGACGTGCTGCGACAGAAGGACCTCGCACGAACGCTCAAGCGCATTCAGAAGAAGGGCAAGGACGGTTTCTATGCGGGCAAGACCGCGGAGTTGATCGCGTCCTACATGCGCGAGCACGGCGGACTGATTACCGAGGAAGACCTTGCTCGATACGAGGCCGTCGAGCAGCCCCCGACACACGGGACCTACCGCGGATATGACGTCTACTCGATGGCGCCTCCGAGTTCAGGCGGCGTGGTCCTGACGGAGATGCTGAACATACTGGAGGGTTATGATCTCGCGAGTCTCGGGCACAACTCGGCGGCCTATCTGCACGTGCTGACTGAGGCCATGCGGCGAGCATACGCAGACCGCGCCCGATATCTCGGCGATCCGGCTTTCAATCCTGAGTTGCCGATGGACAAGCTTGTCTCGAAGGAGTACGCCGAACAGCTGCGGAACAGCATCGATATGTCGCAGGCCTCCGTCAGTGACTCAGCGGATTTCAACATGGCCTTCGAAAGCCCTGAGACCACACACATCTCTATCGTCGACGGTCAGGGGAATGCGGTTGCACTCACGTACACGCTCGAATACAGCTACGGCTCGAAGATCGTTGTGGATGGAGCGGGCTTCTTGCTCAACAACGAGATGGGCGACTTCAACCCGATCCCTGGTCGGACCACATCTACGGGGCTCATCGGTACGGATCCGAATCTGGTCGCGCCGGAAAAACGCATGCTGTCGAGCATGACGCCCACGATCGTCGCTCTAGACGGACAGCCACGTCTTCTCATCGGGAGTCCGGGCGGACGGACAATCATCAACACCGTCCTGCAGGTCATCCTGAATGTGATCGACCACGGCATGAACGTGGCACAGGCCGTTGAGGCGGGCCGCATTCATCACCAGTGGCTTCCGGACACTACGCGTTTCGAGACCTGGCAGATTTCCCCGGATACGCGACGGATGTACGAAGACATGGGCCACAGGGTCAGGCTCCGCAGCAGTCAGGGATCGGCGAACGGGATTCTCGTGGATCGCAAGAACGGCTTGCTCTACGGAGCAGCGGATTCGCGCGGCTTCGATTCCCGTTCTGCCGGATACTAGCGATCAGAACGCCGGGATCAGGCGGAGCCAGAGCGACGGATCTTTCGAGCCTCCCCTGTCGGTGAGCGGAAACGCAAGGTCGAGTCGGACGCGCCGGTCGAACAGGCCAAGCCCTATCCCGGCCGACGTGAACACATCGCCTACGGTGAACGACTCGTTCGCCGGGCCATCTACCCAGCCCGCATCGAAGAACCCGGACACCTGAAAGTTGTCAAGCAGATTTCCGACCAGTCCGAAATCCGAGACAGAGAATTCTGCATTGCCGACCCACATCGCGTGCCCGAAGAATGCATTCTGGGGGTAGCCTCTCACGGATCCGATGCCGCCTAGTGTAAAAGCTTTTTGTACGGGTGCGCTTTGCGCAGCTCGTCCTCCAATCATCCGGAGTCCGAGGCTGCTCTTTCGTGTGGTTCGAATGTAGACCCGACCGTCGGCCATCACGCGATTGAAGTCGAAATCACCACCTAACCCGTCTCCCAACTCCGCCTGAATGCGAAACACCGCTCCGGACGGCAACGAGTGAAAGCGAGAGATGCTGCCGCCCTCGACGACAACCACGACAGACTGCATGTGGCCGTCACGAACCGGCGGGTTGAATCGGAAATGATCGCCTCCGAACAGAGACCAGCCCGTTTCTCGACCGACCGACCGGTAGTCTTCCGAACGGAATCCTGCCGAAAACTGGAGATACGGACTGATGCGAGCCGCCGAATAGACACTCCAGCCTTCTGTCTCGTAATAGTCGAAGATGTCGTGGTTGAAGAAGAACGCCCCGAGCGTATTCTCAGCCCAGCTTGATTTCCACAGGTCGTCCGTCGCGGTCATTCGGCGATACGATCCGCCGAACTTCACGTCGGCCCCCTCTTCGCCGTAGGGCTCGCCGAGGCGGGCTTCCGCACCGATCTCGTATTGAAGTCGTTTCGAAGCGAACGCATAGCCGAATTGGCCGTGCACGCCGGTTCGCTCGTAGGAATCCCATTCGAGAGGCCGCATGCGAATGCCAAGTACAACTCCGTCGACGCGGTTGTATCTCCATGCGGGCGTGGGCCGGTACACGGAGGTGGATCGGTAGGGCCATCGGTAGGCGAAGTCCCCGACGAACGCGGTGAGGTAGTGGTCGTCGGCGGGCTCATGGCCCCCGTGGGTCAAACCCAGTCGGGAGACAGTTTGGTTGAGCCGGGCGAGGCCAAAATCACGCGCACGTGTCAACAGGGAATCCGGCCGGAGGATGGTTTCCTCCTCATGCCTGTCTGTATGCAAAGCGTCGGCGCGGGCGACGGCCGGCGCAAAAGCAAAGGCGATCAACAGAAGCGCAACAGGTTTCACTTTTTGCATAACTCGACCGGCATCGTTTGACCCAAATACGATTTCGAAACGCGTCTGTTACAGCCAGCCATCGATCCCTCCAGCTTCATTCCTAATTCCGTAGGCGACTACGCGGTCGCGTCTTTCGACTGTGACAGCACGAAGCACGCTTGATCGCCATCGTACGCCAGGTTCAGCGTGGCTGCTTGCCTGGACCAGGCCTTCATCTGTGCGCGAGTGAACAAGCCATGCCTGCCGCTGTTCTGGTGCGATCGCGAGTCGCTCAGTGAGATATCCATCCGATACTGTTCGCTGCCCCAGAATTGAAACGCATCCGAGTCATAGCGGACCGATTCAACCCGCATCCCGTTTCGATTCGCCAACAGCCCGATTGCCTTCGCACTGAACACGTGAGTGTGTCTCGGGGCGTCGAGCTGCACCCAGTCCGACGCGTAGTTTCGATACACAAAGCAGTCAGCCACCGGAGTCCGAATGAGAATCTTCCCGTCTGCACTCAAGCGATTCCTTGCTGCGGACAGATCGCGATCCGGGTCGGCGACATGCTCGAGAACGTGGTGCAACATGATCAGATCATACTCGCCATCGACATCATGAATGGTTGCCTTGCGGATTCGGATGTCGGAGTCAAGATTGACATCTTCGTCGATGTAGGGATCCACTCCGTGCAGATGGCGGAATCCGATATTTGCCAATTCCAATAGATTCTGTCCGGTACCCGAACCGACGTCGAGAATCCTATCGGCCAAATGTGCACCGGCCTGCTTCATCCATGTTGCGATCGGGGCAGGACCTGCAACACGTACAAGGGCTTTGCCGATGAGCGACGGCTGGTCGAGTGTCTCGCGTGCCCGAATTCGTTTGAGAAGTCGGACTACTGCGTGCTGGTTCTCCGTGCTCTTCGAGTAGTATCCGTCGGGATAGTATTTGCCGACATCTTCGGGAGCATTCTCGACTTGAATCGTTCCACATTCCGCGCAGGCGTAGTAGGGAAACGCCTCGCGCAGGCCGAGCATCATTTCCCTGACAAGCAGTCGCTCATTCCCGGTGTCATTCCCGCAGATCCTGCAGGCGAAACCGTGCCTGGCGTCCGGATCACCGCGACCCTCGAGCCGGGGATCAGCTGCACGTTGATCTGAATCACTCATACTCCCTGATGAACCACTGTGTAAGTCGCCGCGCCGCATCACCACGTAGCTGGTATTCGTCCGATTTGCCGGGTGAAATCCGTTTCAGGATCGCAAAGAAGGGAATGCGGATAGCGAATCCTGCAAGTCCCGACCATCGGTGGAGTTTCACCATCCATGAAGAGTGATGCCTGCGCAGAAACTGAGTTGCACTTCGCTGGTGAACAATCTGTTGCTCTGCGTAGTGCTCCATCGAGGCGGCGCCGCCGAGATGCGTGATGCTGGCCTCTCGCGCAAAGTAGTTTACAAACCCCTCGTGCAGAAGCCGATAGCACATCTCCGTTTCCTCTCCGTACATGAAGTACGACTCGTCCCAACCGCCGATCTTGTCGTATGTGTCTCGGCGAAGCGCGAGGGCACATCCCTTGACGATATCGACGGGCGATGTCCGATCGGGGACGCGATCGATACGCCGGTCTCGGCCGAGAATGAAAGAGCCAAGCGGCAGATGCTGTCTCAGTATTCCTCGTGCAGTGAGCAGATCGAACGTACTCGGCTGGATGGTCCCGTCCGCATTAAGAACCAGCGGTCCAACGGCTCCGGCATCGGGGTGCTGATCGAGAAACGAGCACAGGACGGGAATTGCCGCTCCGTGGACAATCGTATCGGGGTTCAGGAAAAAAAGCACCCTGCCTGACGCTTCGGCGGCTCCCTGATTATTTGCCGCAGAGAACCCGGGATTATCATCGTTGATGATGACCTTCACGGGTGTGGGGGTGGTCTCAAACAGCCCGCGTAGTCGCTCTCCACTCCGATCCGGCGATGCGTTGTCCACGACGATGATTTCGTGGTCCAGCTCCTCGGCCGATTTCGCCGCAGACCGAATCGCCTCGACGGTAAGATCGAACGTGTTGTAGCTGACGATGATAGTTGAGCAGTCCATGTGCGGTCACCGTTGCTCCATCCGGCCGAGCACTCCCCGCAGGCGCAGCAGCAGGGCGATGCACAACAACAACTCGGTCGTGACGGTAGCCCAGGCCGCTCCGTAGAAGGAGTAGCGTGGAATCATCACAAAATTGGTGACCACGTTGAAGAGTGCGGCGAATCCCATGATGATGGCCAGGCGCTTCTGGTCGTCGGCCGCGCTGAGTGCTGTTGCCACGGTGTAGTTCACAAACATCAGCGGCAGTCCAATGGCAAGTATCTGCAGCGCCAGCGTGGCACCGGAAAACACCGGG
It contains:
- the ggt gene encoding gamma-glutamyltransferase; this encodes MQTRLKVIFAAICCVVIVPSAGAQSGRTPAPARHGMVVTNHYLASEIGRDMLARGGNAIDAAVATAFALAVVLPSAGNIGGGGFIVYHGADGFVTSFNFREKAPMAATARMYLDENGEVKNNSNHDGILAVGVPGTVAGLALAHERLGTMKWADLVKPAVRLADKGFTVSWNMERFLKQVVQRADDYQYASTARVFSKDGRPYVPGDVLRQKDLARTLKRIQKKGKDGFYAGKTAELIASYMREHGGLITEEDLARYEAVEQPPTHGTYRGYDVYSMAPPSSGGVVLTEMLNILEGYDLASLGHNSAAYLHVLTEAMRRAYADRARYLGDPAFNPELPMDKLVSKEYAEQLRNSIDMSQASVSDSADFNMAFESPETTHISIVDGQGNAVALTYTLEYSYGSKIVVDGAGFLLNNEMGDFNPIPGRTTSTGLIGTDPNLVAPEKRMLSSMTPTIVALDGQPRLLIGSPGGRTIINTVLQVILNVIDHGMNVAQAVEAGRIHHQWLPDTTRFETWQISPDTRRMYEDMGHRVRLRSSQGSANGILVDRKNGLLYGAADSRGFDSRSAGY
- a CDS encoding BamA/TamA family outer membrane protein, with product MQKVKPVALLLIAFAFAPAVARADALHTDRHEEETILRPDSLLTRARDFGLARLNQTVSRLGLTHGGHEPADDHYLTAFVGDFAYRWPYRSTSVYRPTPAWRYNRVDGVVLGIRMRPLEWDSYERTGVHGQFGYAFASKRLQYEIGAEARLGEPYGEEGADVKFGGSYRRMTATDDLWKSSWAENTLGAFFFNHDIFDYYETEGWSVYSAARISPYLQFSAGFRSEDYRSVGRETGWSLFGGDHFRFNPPVRDGHMQSVVVVVEGGSISRFHSLPSGAVFRIQAELGDGLGGDFDFNRVMADGRVYIRTTRKSSLGLRMIGGRAAQSAPVQKAFTLGGIGSVRGYPQNAFFGHAMWVGNAEFSVSDFGLVGNLLDNFQVSGFFDAGWVDGPANESFTVGDVFTSAGIGLGLFDRRVRLDLAFPLTDRGGSKDPSLWLRLIPAF
- a CDS encoding class I SAM-dependent methyltransferase; translated protein: MSDSDQRAADPRLEGRGDPDARHGFACRICGNDTGNERLLVREMMLGLREAFPYYACAECGTIQVENAPEDVGKYYPDGYYSKSTENQHAVVRLLKRIRARETLDQPSLIGKALVRVAGPAPIATWMKQAGAHLADRILDVGSGTGQNLLELANIGFRHLHGVDPYIDEDVNLDSDIRIRKATIHDVDGEYDLIMLHHVLEHVADPDRDLSAARNRLSADGKILIRTPVADCFVYRNYASDWVQLDAPRHTHVFSAKAIGLLANRNGMRVESVRYDSDAFQFWGSEQYRMDISLSDSRSHQNSGRHGLFTRAQMKAWSRQAATLNLAYDGDQACFVLSQSKDATA
- a CDS encoding glycosyltransferase family 2 protein, which gives rise to MDCSTIIVSYNTFDLTVEAIRSAAKSAEELDHEIIVVDNASPDRSGERLRGLFETTPTPVKVIINDDNPGFSAANNQGAAEASGRVLFFLNPDTIVHGAAIPVLCSFLDQHPDAGAVGPLVLNADGTIQPSTFDLLTARGILRQHLPLGSFILGRDRRIDRVPDRTSPVDIVKGCALALRRDTYDKIGGWDESYFMYGEETEMCYRLLHEGFVNYFAREASITHLGGAASMEHYAEQQIVHQRSATQFLRRHHSSWMVKLHRWSGLAGFAIRIPFFAILKRISPGKSDEYQLRGDAARRLTQWFIREYE
- the dut gene encoding dUTP diphosphatase, whose product is MVDEIEVRIRRLPHAAELDLPAYATSHSAGMDLRAAITAAVALPPGARALVPSGIQIALPDGCEAQVRPRSGLAVRHGVTVLNSPGTIDADYRGEIKVILINHGSETFTVNRGERIAQLVVARHARVQWNEETDLDETVRGEGGFGHTGT